In Hydractinia symbiolongicarpus strain clone_291-10 chromosome 4, HSymV2.1, whole genome shotgun sequence, the following proteins share a genomic window:
- the LOC130640918 gene encoding uncharacterized protein LOC130640918 isoform X1, whose product MTKINCQIKSSQQIDKELRRGEQLRKKDILRRYNQIKFMKDLTTPDMVVKEEDVETFEYNPISYLQFNLDINIDAQHHFKSKKKRQSSNSKSKGYPNISFLNGVNQRNKELNGRARSKTLVERVEVVGERLKNAVYRTPSLEILPFRHKKQEKHSEEHRENADKLVPGLKVNDSRKQSLGIKNDQRSRSCSDFQELNTLKNHKKVTKTRSCEANKKKVKSGRTSGYSTPLTTPWFTSKNKPTITVNLADDNESVKRDYNSNTLKYRSISAQNVTASTASLHSFRSDYGTDSENEHTFSDSSSVFTSDNSYYCTSIEILVGQNKHTEENSFRSIKKSGRPEIFEKITTLSTTTDSPCSPTRNEVFVSTPNLNDYTTEGSNTDRNNFLSPTSNNSSPIFSFKKELTLKERPKSLFDLRKSRSSSYNSVDTQIIDDSLSLSENNICDSERGQRRERTKTLPVLSTNTKRKQSVFSKLFKKRSKSLPKNITPGVLSLTPDCSKRRVMIESIV is encoded by the coding sequence GATTTAACAACACCAGACATGGTGGTCAAAGAAGAAGATGTGGAAACGTTCGAATATAATCCTATCAGTTACCTACAATTTAACCTCGACATCAACATCGATGCTCAACACCATTTTAAGTCAAAGAAGAAACGACAAAGCTCGAATTCAAAATCAAAAGGTTACCCCAACATTAGTTTCTTAAATGGTGTTAATCAAAGAAACAAGGAACTAAACGGTCGTGCACGATCCAAAACGTTAGTTGAACGTGTCGAGGTCGTTGGCGAACGTTTAAAGAACGCTGTATATAGAACACCTAGTTTGGAGATCCTACCATTTAGACATAAGAAACAAGAGAAACATTCGGAAGAACATCGAGAAAATGCCGACAAATTGGTGCCAGGATTAAAAGTTAATGATTCAAGAAAACAAAGTCTTGGAATTAAAAACGATCAGCGTTCAAGGAGTTGTAGCGACTTTCAAGAGTTAAACACAttgaaaaatcataaaaaggTGACGAAGACTCGTAGCTGcgaagcaaacaaaaaaaaagttaagtcCGGTCGAACGAGTGGCTATTCCACACCTTTAACAACACCATGGTTTACTTCTAAAAACAAACCAACGATAACTGTCAATTTAGCTGACGATAACGAGTCTGTAAAACGCGATTACAATTCTAACACACTAAAATACAGAAGTATATCCGCTCAAAATGTTACTGCGAGCACAGCAAGCTTGCATTCCTTTAGATCGGATTACGGTACTGATAGCGAAAACGAACATACTTTTTCAGACTCTTCATCTGTATTTACGAGCGATAATTCTTATTATTGCACCAGCATTGAGATTCTCGTTGGACAAAATAAACACACCGAAGAAAATTCTTTCagaagtataaaaaaaagtggTAGACCAGAAATATTTGAGAAAATTACTACACTAAGTACAACAACTGACAGTCCATGTAGTCCAACGCGAAATGAAGTCTTCGTGAGCACTCCTAACCTAAATGATTACACGACAGAGGGGAGTAACACAGACCGCAATAACTTCCTTAGTCCGACCTCGAACAACTCGTCaccaatattttcatttaaaaaagaactAACGTTAAAGGAAAGACCAAAGAGTTTATTTGACTTAAGAAAATCAAGATCCAGTTCATACAATTCAGTAGATACTCAAATAATAGACGATTCTTTATCTCTGTCTGAAAACAATATCTGTGACAGCGAGAGAGGGCAGCGACGGGAAAGAACAAAGACACTACCTGTATTGAGTACgaatacaaaaagaaaacaatccgtattttcaaaattgtttaaaaaacggTCAAAGAGTTTACCTAAAAACATTACGCCAGGCGTGTTATCACTGACGCCTGATTGCTCAAAAAGACGCGTTATGATCGAATCAATTGTCtaa
- the LOC130640919 gene encoding uncharacterized protein LOC130640919, which produces MYCILFMILFVTVLASNQSIDIVYWEIKPYIFRNENGDMDGLFPRIFKATENLCANGTRVFKYVKKLPDRNSFINLIKKNATKEQISAYGENELKNVTLQNSFWVPFYADNVILNSLLEKAPLMKFAFFTCRSLAVVMSQSKISLPAKILQGITSCRSLIIYSVLISIIFGIIIWASEMLYGGDFGKSFITGASQGVWWSFVTMTSVGYGDLVPRYVIGRTISGVWTLFGVAMICVMTATITDNISGTSSLDIYGKKVAVLSDSPEALIAKDDYEADIITADSLDAVFDLIRKDKADAALINIHVASWNQDDIRNHKQPLHVVYTINKPVSINALFGLSKTVTSLLNCSTFSGLDIFTEAENSIVRYCKTITIYRGSIKEFFKESIYMQILLGLTIFLVVAGCIYETIRITLFQKNVVSNAESKTDEEIYRNVLKTSFIEIRKLSKEIDYLKDDVASMRRALNC; this is translated from the coding sequence ATGTACTGCATATTGTTTATGATATTGTTCGTAACAGTGCTAGCATCAAATCAAAGCATCGATATCGTGTACTGGGAAATTAAGCCATATATATTCAGAAATGAAAACGGAGATATGGACGGTTTATTTCCAAGAATTTTTAAAGCTACAGAAAACCTATGCGCAAATGGAACACGAGTTTTTAAGTATGTCAAGAAATTGCCAGACAGAAATTCGTTTATAAATTTGATCAAAAAAAATGCAACTAAAGAACAGATATCAGCGTACGGAGAAAACGAGCTTAAAAATGTGacacttcaaaattcattctgGGTCCCGTTTTATGCAGATAATGTAATTTTAAACTCCTTATTAGAAAAAGCGCCGCTTATGAAATTTGCTTTTTTCACTTGTAGAAGTTTAGCAGTTGTTATGTCCCAAAGTAAGATATCATTGCCAGCAAAGATCTTGCAAGGTATTACAAGCTGTAGAAGCCTTATAATTTATTCCGTTTTAATTAGCATTATATTTGGCATAATTATATGGGCATCAGAAATGCTGTATGGAGGTGACTTTGGCAAGTCATTTATCACTGGAGCAAGCCAGGGAGTATGGTGGTCATTTGTTACAATGACCTCAGTGGGTTATGGTGATTTGGTGCCACGTTATGTGATTGGAAGAACCATCAGTGGTGTATGGACATTATTTGGAGTTGCCATGATTTGTGTCATGACAGCTACCATTACTGACAACATTTCTGGTACTTCTTCTCTAGACATATATGGAAAGAAAGTAGCTGTTTTAAGTGACTCACCTGAAGCACTGATAGCTAAGGATGATTACGAAGCTGACATAATAACAGCCGATTCACTGGATGCTGTATTTGATTTAATTCGAAAAGATAAAGCTGATGCAGCTCTAATAAATATTCATGTAGCGTCATGGAATCAAGATGACATTAGAAATCACAAACAACCGCTGCATGTTGTATACACCATAAACAAGCCAGTGTCAATAAATGCACTCTTCGGATTAAGCAAAACTGTAACAAGTCTTCTCAATTGCTCAACTTTTTCTGGATTAGACATTTTTACAGAAGCAGAAAATTCTATCGTGCGGTATTGTAAGACGATTACGATTTACCGTGGGtcaataaaagaattttttaaagagAGCATCTATATGCAGATATTGCTGGGTCTCACGATATTTTTGGTGGTTGCTGGCTGTATATACGAAACTATAAGGATTACATTGTTCCAAAAGAACGTTGTCTCAAACGCAGAGTCTAAAACAGACGAAGAAATTTATCGTAATGtgttaaaaacttcatttaTCGAAATTAGGAAACTGAGCAAGGAGATTGATTATTTAAAAGATGATGTTGCATCAATGAGACGTGCACTGAACTGTTAA
- the LOC130640918 gene encoding uncharacterized protein LOC130640918 isoform X2: MWERYKMRLSRFRLSSVEDLTTPDMVVKEEDVETFEYNPISYLQFNLDINIDAQHHFKSKKKRQSSNSKSKGYPNISFLNGVNQRNKELNGRARSKTLVERVEVVGERLKNAVYRTPSLEILPFRHKKQEKHSEEHRENADKLVPGLKVNDSRKQSLGIKNDQRSRSCSDFQELNTLKNHKKVTKTRSCEANKKKVKSGRTSGYSTPLTTPWFTSKNKPTITVNLADDNESVKRDYNSNTLKYRSISAQNVTASTASLHSFRSDYGTDSENEHTFSDSSSVFTSDNSYYCTSIEILVGQNKHTEENSFRSIKKSGRPEIFEKITTLSTTTDSPCSPTRNEVFVSTPNLNDYTTEGSNTDRNNFLSPTSNNSSPIFSFKKELTLKERPKSLFDLRKSRSSSYNSVDTQIIDDSLSLSENNICDSERGQRRERTKTLPVLSTNTKRKQSVFSKLFKKRSKSLPKNITPGVLSLTPDCSKRRVMIESIV, translated from the coding sequence GATTTAACAACACCAGACATGGTGGTCAAAGAAGAAGATGTGGAAACGTTCGAATATAATCCTATCAGTTACCTACAATTTAACCTCGACATCAACATCGATGCTCAACACCATTTTAAGTCAAAGAAGAAACGACAAAGCTCGAATTCAAAATCAAAAGGTTACCCCAACATTAGTTTCTTAAATGGTGTTAATCAAAGAAACAAGGAACTAAACGGTCGTGCACGATCCAAAACGTTAGTTGAACGTGTCGAGGTCGTTGGCGAACGTTTAAAGAACGCTGTATATAGAACACCTAGTTTGGAGATCCTACCATTTAGACATAAGAAACAAGAGAAACATTCGGAAGAACATCGAGAAAATGCCGACAAATTGGTGCCAGGATTAAAAGTTAATGATTCAAGAAAACAAAGTCTTGGAATTAAAAACGATCAGCGTTCAAGGAGTTGTAGCGACTTTCAAGAGTTAAACACAttgaaaaatcataaaaaggTGACGAAGACTCGTAGCTGcgaagcaaacaaaaaaaaagttaagtcCGGTCGAACGAGTGGCTATTCCACACCTTTAACAACACCATGGTTTACTTCTAAAAACAAACCAACGATAACTGTCAATTTAGCTGACGATAACGAGTCTGTAAAACGCGATTACAATTCTAACACACTAAAATACAGAAGTATATCCGCTCAAAATGTTACTGCGAGCACAGCAAGCTTGCATTCCTTTAGATCGGATTACGGTACTGATAGCGAAAACGAACATACTTTTTCAGACTCTTCATCTGTATTTACGAGCGATAATTCTTATTATTGCACCAGCATTGAGATTCTCGTTGGACAAAATAAACACACCGAAGAAAATTCTTTCagaagtataaaaaaaagtggTAGACCAGAAATATTTGAGAAAATTACTACACTAAGTACAACAACTGACAGTCCATGTAGTCCAACGCGAAATGAAGTCTTCGTGAGCACTCCTAACCTAAATGATTACACGACAGAGGGGAGTAACACAGACCGCAATAACTTCCTTAGTCCGACCTCGAACAACTCGTCaccaatattttcatttaaaaaagaactAACGTTAAAGGAAAGACCAAAGAGTTTATTTGACTTAAGAAAATCAAGATCCAGTTCATACAATTCAGTAGATACTCAAATAATAGACGATTCTTTATCTCTGTCTGAAAACAATATCTGTGACAGCGAGAGAGGGCAGCGACGGGAAAGAACAAAGACACTACCTGTATTGAGTACgaatacaaaaagaaaacaatccgtattttcaaaattgtttaaaaaacggTCAAAGAGTTTACCTAAAAACATTACGCCAGGCGTGTTATCACTGACGCCTGATTGCTCAAAAAGACGCGTTATGATCGAATCAATTGTCtaa